From a single Paenibacillus sp. FSL R5-0345 genomic region:
- a CDS encoding carbohydrate ABC transporter permease codes for MYHKTIPYRIFSIINNVCLTILSVLCLLPLYHLLMVSLSASAPANAGLVTFWPIGFTFEAYAKTFNNVNFLNSLWVSVERTVLGTGLALVVNTVAAYALSKETRVFRARNVYLWYFVVTMLFSGGLIPGYILILKLGLMNSLMALILPGLVAVFNIILLLNFFRTVPKDLEEAAFIDGAGHFQTFVKIYLPVSLPVIATVSLFLMVGHWNAYFDGIIYIRDADKLPLATFMQTIIVQADMSKLDPAAVANLSQRTIRASQIFISALPILLVYPFLQRFFVTGIVVGAVKE; via the coding sequence ATGTACCATAAAACAATTCCATATCGAATATTCAGTATAATCAATAATGTGTGTTTGACAATCCTTTCCGTGCTCTGCCTGCTACCTTTGTACCACTTACTCATGGTATCTCTTAGTGCATCCGCACCTGCTAATGCTGGATTAGTCACATTCTGGCCGATTGGCTTTACCTTTGAAGCCTATGCAAAGACGTTTAATAATGTCAATTTCCTTAACTCCTTGTGGGTGTCTGTGGAACGGACAGTACTCGGAACAGGTCTAGCGCTGGTGGTAAATACGGTTGCAGCTTATGCGCTGTCTAAGGAAACAAGAGTCTTTCGTGCAAGAAACGTCTATCTTTGGTATTTTGTTGTCACCATGCTGTTCAGCGGAGGTCTGATACCGGGTTACATTCTAATTCTGAAGCTTGGTCTTATGAATTCATTGATGGCACTTATTCTTCCTGGATTAGTGGCTGTATTTAACATCATTTTGCTTCTGAATTTCTTCCGTACCGTACCTAAAGACCTTGAGGAAGCAGCTTTTATTGATGGGGCAGGACACTTTCAGACCTTTGTGAAAATATATTTACCGGTCTCCTTACCTGTTATTGCGACCGTTTCTCTATTCCTTATGGTAGGACACTGGAACGCTTATTTTGACGGTATTATTTATATCAGAGATGCAGACAAGCTTCCGCTAGCAACGTTTATGCAGACGATTATCGTTCAGGCAGATATGTCTAAGCTTGATCCGGCCGCCGTTGCTAATTTATCACAACGAACCATTCGGGCCTCGCAGATTTTCATAAGTGCTTTGCCAATTCTATTGGTTTATCCTTTCCTGCAACGTTTCTTTGTAACTGGGATTGTGGTAGGGGCTGTAAAAGAATAA
- a CDS encoding ABC transporter permease, which yields MEVNSIPQASLESQPSKKRKKGFNQPWILHFMVLPAAIMVFIFSYIPMSGILMAFQDYKPALGFFDSEWVGLKHFRYMWENDYFLSITWNTLFFACSKIVLNLIIPFIFALLLNEVRRMGLKRTIQTLVYLPHFLSWVTLSGILIDILAQTGIVNQFLTSVFGIKPIFFLGDGNWFRFTIIASDVWKEFGFNTIIFLAALSGINPSLYEAAEVDGAGRWKQTMYITIPALIPIAIVIATLALGNVLNANFDQIFNLYSPLIYQQGDIIDTFVYREGLLSGQFSFATAVNLFKSLISLVLIVVSYRLAYRFAGYRIF from the coding sequence ATGGAGGTTAACTCGATACCACAGGCGAGCCTAGAAAGTCAGCCGAGTAAAAAAAGAAAAAAAGGCTTTAATCAACCATGGATTCTCCATTTTATGGTGTTGCCAGCGGCAATCATGGTTTTTATTTTTTCTTATATTCCGATGTCCGGAATTCTTATGGCATTTCAAGACTATAAACCTGCACTAGGTTTTTTTGATTCCGAGTGGGTCGGACTTAAGCATTTCAGGTACATGTGGGAGAATGATTATTTCCTGTCCATTACGTGGAATACGTTATTTTTTGCTTGCTCCAAAATTGTTTTGAACTTGATTATTCCGTTTATCTTCGCCTTATTGCTTAATGAGGTAAGAAGAATGGGCCTTAAAAGAACTATTCAAACACTCGTTTATCTTCCGCACTTTCTGTCTTGGGTTACACTTTCAGGGATTCTTATTGATATCCTTGCTCAGACAGGTATTGTCAATCAATTCCTCACATCTGTATTCGGCATCAAGCCGATTTTCTTCCTAGGAGACGGCAACTGGTTCAGGTTCACTATCATTGCCAGTGATGTTTGGAAAGAGTTTGGTTTCAATACGATTATCTTTTTAGCGGCACTTTCGGGTATCAATCCATCACTTTATGAAGCTGCTGAAGTGGATGGGGCGGGGCGTTGGAAACAAACGATGTATATCACAATCCCAGCGTTAATCCCAATCGCTATCGTAATCGCCACCTTGGCACTGGGTAATGTGCTCAACGCAAACTTTGACCAGATCTTTAACTTGTACAGTCCATTGATCTATCAGCAGGGAGATATCATTGATACCTTCGTGTATAGAGAAGGTCTTCTAAGCGGACAGTTCAGTTTCGCAACCGCAGTTAATCTATTTAAATCGTTAATTAGCTTAGTCTTAATCGTAGTCTCTTACCGACTTGCTTATAGATTTGCAGGGTACAGAATTTTCTAG
- a CDS encoding sensor histidine kinase — protein MNLWKRFTILRGNLQSRFSLFAKINSLIIILFIPIIIMYTFSNNVTFEVVGKELQTSNTKQLTFLSNQIDSRINQMMDFTLILSRDPNVRAFNGLNVWEDRYDQMQTRYILQEKMVLQAGVTDIWPTRYAVHSQQNKDVIANYDRPIGYDEDYLKANMSGRWTYGDHGVESQGDLKSFYWFLTDSLAQPGTLTGSSLVIEASFSYTNIQNMLDSYKAGGQGDPFFYHKGEKPILNRSADKQLSDELVNYLDNHSPENTTQDVVKLNGKNYLVSSVKSASLDWHLVDVVPLYQILKPISLSRDLFYITMILLFVVGVSSSILLYRNVQYPIKKLVSGLQRVQQGDYSVRLHSNEQNEFSFLFRRFNDMSHQIQDLIENVFNEKIRAREATLKQLQAQINPHFLYNCLGYIINMAQMKDEDAVVSMAYNLSAYYRYTTRMERETASLEEEIKLLVNYLDIQKLRNGRIDYHIDIPEDMLSQSVPRLMLQPMVENSVIHGVAKSYSSGEIKISGEKSNGFCRIYIDDDGPGLNPDQLEALNRKMQEPLQEEMGCGLWNTNQRIMHLFGNHSSLTFKPSPLGGFRTEIVWEIPTEDDSYKLKEHQGD, from the coding sequence ATGAATTTATGGAAGCGCTTTACAATACTTAGAGGAAACTTACAATCTCGATTTAGTCTGTTTGCCAAAATAAACAGCTTGATCATAATCCTATTCATTCCCATCATTATCATGTATACCTTTTCAAATAACGTCACCTTCGAGGTTGTAGGCAAAGAGTTGCAGACGTCCAATACGAAACAACTTACTTTTTTATCCAATCAGATCGATTCGCGAATTAATCAGATGATGGACTTCACTCTTATTCTGTCAAGAGATCCCAACGTCAGGGCATTCAATGGACTAAATGTATGGGAAGATCGATATGATCAGATGCAGACCAGATATATTCTCCAGGAAAAGATGGTGCTTCAAGCTGGGGTTACAGATATTTGGCCGACCAGATACGCCGTTCATTCACAGCAAAATAAAGATGTCATCGCCAATTACGACAGACCCATCGGGTATGACGAGGATTATTTAAAAGCAAATATGAGCGGAAGATGGACGTACGGTGATCATGGTGTGGAATCTCAAGGCGATCTAAAATCCTTTTACTGGTTCTTAACGGATTCCTTAGCTCAGCCGGGGACATTAACGGGAAGTAGCCTAGTCATTGAAGCTAGTTTTAGTTATACGAACATTCAGAACATGCTCGATTCGTACAAAGCAGGTGGACAAGGCGATCCGTTCTTCTATCACAAAGGGGAGAAACCGATCCTCAACCGTAGCGCGGACAAGCAGCTATCCGACGAACTAGTTAATTACCTGGATAATCACTCTCCAGAGAATACAACTCAGGATGTAGTGAAACTAAATGGGAAGAACTATTTGGTCAGTTCTGTGAAATCAGCCTCTTTGGATTGGCATTTAGTAGATGTTGTCCCGCTTTATCAAATTCTCAAACCAATTTCTCTTAGTCGGGATTTATTCTATATCACAATGATTCTGCTATTTGTTGTGGGAGTATCCTCTTCCATTCTGCTATATAGAAACGTTCAATATCCAATTAAAAAGCTAGTCAGCGGTTTACAGCGCGTACAGCAAGGAGATTACTCCGTACGGCTTCATAGCAATGAGCAAAATGAGTTTTCGTTTCTGTTCCGTCGTTTTAATGATATGTCCCATCAAATTCAAGACCTGATAGAAAATGTATTTAATGAAAAGATCCGAGCTCGAGAAGCTACTCTCAAGCAGCTTCAAGCGCAAATTAATCCACATTTCCTCTATAACTGTCTTGGTTATATTATCAATATGGCCCAGATGAAGGATGAAGACGCTGTCGTATCAATGGCATATAATTTAAGTGCTTACTACCGTTATACCACCCGTATGGAACGGGAGACGGCTTCTTTGGAGGAAGAAATCAAGCTCTTGGTCAACTATTTAGATATCCAAAAACTGCGCAACGGCAGAATTGATTATCATATTGATATTCCTGAGGATATGCTTAGCCAATCTGTACCTCGCCTAATGCTCCAACCTATGGTGGAGAATTCTGTGATTCATGGAGTAGCGAAGTCCTATTCATCAGGCGAGATCAAGATTAGTGGTGAGAAATCAAACGGTTTCTGTAGAATTTATATTGATGACGACGGCCCCGGCTTGAATCCGGATCAGCTAGAAGCATTAAACCGTAAAATGCAAGAGCCTTTACAGGAGGAAATGGGTTGTGGTCTTTGGAATACGAATCAGCGGATCATGCACCTGTTCGGCAATCATTCAAGTCTTACCTTCAAGCCATCCCCTCTCGGTGGATTCCGAACAGAAATTGTCTGGGAAATCCCAACTGAGGATGATAGTTATAAATTAAAGGAACATCAAGGAGACTAA
- a CDS encoding response regulator transcription factor, producing MQMIIVDDEAHWVDNLSMTKPWHTLGIEQVHKAYSAREALQIIDTHPIDIVISDIQMPEMTGIELIERIRKHNKKIKCIILSGHSEFDYAKKALQNKTVDYLLKPPTDDELLGAVKNAINQLNAEWELISSLKRTQFTLRENLPVLRGRLLLDALQGHRFQAGEWERKLVSYDLPFQSGEAALMLVRMEEEFGEFDNTDQTLIEYAIINMAEEIMGEFMEVWGVKEEHGYLVFLLQLKDQGTDLEKESILEKLSLQLQYKVKQFLKGSLSIVITEWFKFPEQLSTRFQQASSSFRQIVGDEREFIMRVSDLELPSVHGPLDALYTPPTLIHLLESGHWDAAEEKLLAVCAELDEKWSESWEHCMEAGFLITASFTNLAHRNGHTLANLMGTDIEALQSGDAFSSISKLRKWSLSVLAQLKEGTSNEIKDIRSEYVKKIQDYTDKNLHDDVSLRVLADHVNLHPTHLSKIYKIETGEGISDYISRLRMDRACHKLKTTTKKVYEISMEIGYMDPAYFIKVFKRQFGVTPQEYRDTK from the coding sequence ATGCAGATGATCATAGTAGACGACGAAGCACACTGGGTAGATAATCTTTCCATGACTAAACCCTGGCATACGCTAGGAATTGAACAGGTGCATAAAGCTTATTCCGCACGTGAAGCGCTGCAAATTATCGATACGCATCCCATTGATATAGTGATCTCAGATATCCAAATGCCAGAAATGACAGGAATTGAATTGATTGAACGAATAAGAAAACACAATAAAAAAATAAAGTGTATTATATTATCCGGTCATTCAGAATTTGATTATGCCAAAAAAGCACTACAAAATAAGACCGTGGATTACTTGCTTAAACCGCCTACTGATGATGAATTGCTCGGAGCAGTTAAAAATGCGATCAATCAATTAAACGCAGAATGGGAGCTCATAAGTTCACTTAAGCGGACCCAGTTTACCCTTCGGGAGAATCTTCCGGTTTTACGGGGGCGATTACTCCTGGATGCCTTACAAGGACATCGATTTCAAGCCGGTGAATGGGAACGGAAGCTTGTGAGTTACGATCTGCCCTTCCAATCCGGAGAAGCCGCTTTAATGCTTGTACGAATGGAAGAAGAATTCGGAGAATTTGATAACACAGATCAAACCTTGATCGAATATGCGATCATTAATATGGCTGAAGAAATTATGGGAGAATTCATGGAGGTCTGGGGGGTTAAGGAAGAACATGGTTACCTTGTGTTTCTGCTTCAGCTTAAAGATCAAGGAACCGATCTTGAAAAAGAATCCATATTAGAGAAGCTTTCTTTACAACTTCAGTATAAGGTTAAGCAATTTCTGAAAGGTTCACTCTCCATTGTAATCACGGAGTGGTTCAAATTCCCTGAGCAGCTGTCGACTCGTTTCCAGCAAGCTTCATCTTCTTTCCGTCAAATTGTCGGGGATGAGCGTGAATTCATTATGCGCGTTAGTGACTTGGAGCTTCCTTCAGTGCATGGCCCCTTAGATGCTCTTTATACCCCTCCCACTTTGATTCATCTACTGGAGAGTGGACATTGGGATGCGGCTGAAGAAAAATTGCTTGCCGTCTGTGCCGAGCTGGATGAGAAATGGTCTGAATCCTGGGAGCATTGCATGGAGGCTGGCTTTTTAATTACTGCCTCTTTCACGAATCTCGCACATCGTAACGGTCATACATTGGCAAACTTAATGGGGACCGATATCGAAGCGTTGCAGAGCGGGGATGCTTTTTCCAGCATTAGTAAACTAAGAAAATGGTCTCTAAGTGTTCTGGCCCAGCTAAAAGAAGGAACATCCAACGAAATTAAAGACATTCGTTCCGAATATGTAAAGAAAATTCAAGATTATACGGATAAGAACTTGCATGATGATGTATCATTACGTGTTCTAGCTGACCATGTAAATCTCCATCCGACACATTTATCAAAAATCTATAAGATTGAAACGGGTGAAGGAATCAGCGATTATATCTCGCGCTTGCGGATGGATCGTGCCTGTCATAAGCTGAAGACCACCACTAAAAAAGTCTATGAAATCAGCATGGAGATTGGATATATGGACCCTGCTTATTTTATCAAAGTATTCAAACGGCAGTTTGGGGTAACACCGCAGGAATATAGAGACACAAAATAA
- a CDS encoding ABC transporter substrate-binding protein, with the protein MIKFKKMWSLLTVTALITLTACGSSGTSNENAKNGNATNNTQSEADAAFAKGKYDPPIEFSAVLMPKKYVQGDTKENNVHDRWMLETLGMKHKDTWYPANDDQYRQKLQLAIASGEKLPDFVFAPTNAVLTNQLIDSGQFIAIDELFDKYANKILKDHVAAHPELWYPFTKDGKKYNLPILEYTDNDDTLLWLREDWMEKLNLEAPKTIADLENIMDKFKNENPDGLAPKDVYPLAISLKNNTNTWMGQLDWLFGAYGTIEEQWNKDKDGNLEYGSINPGAKQALAKLSEWMDKGYIHTDSALWDEGKSAESFTKGAAGILPGANWVPDWPAPDLMKNVPGAKIKGYPVPAGPDGLIGTKWQNSGVNASIMINKDAKHPEAIFLYYNYLLDNLANPAAGSQYEYGFAKGYDWDMIDGQPTSDKDKIKDFSNEFPFLTGPARIPDLFMKTLVKLADGETPVTPYEKQMAEFRKPENWAAGKVVMSQLDVRKQNYFTGAATPTMVSKWNLLRQSEMETFNKIIYGKLPVDSFDQFVANWKSNGGDQITKEVNEWFKSVSAQ; encoded by the coding sequence ATGATCAAGTTCAAGAAAATGTGGTCGCTTCTCACGGTCACAGCACTTATCACTCTCACAGCATGTGGCAGTAGCGGCACATCTAATGAGAACGCCAAAAATGGTAACGCTACCAATAATACCCAATCCGAAGCAGATGCTGCTTTCGCAAAAGGCAAATACGATCCACCAATCGAGTTCAGTGCCGTATTGATGCCTAAGAAGTATGTTCAAGGTGATACCAAAGAAAACAACGTTCACGATCGCTGGATGCTTGAAACATTGGGTATGAAGCATAAAGATACTTGGTATCCTGCAAATGACGATCAATACAGACAAAAGCTTCAACTTGCCATTGCTTCCGGCGAAAAGCTTCCTGATTTCGTTTTTGCACCAACTAACGCAGTATTGACCAATCAGCTTATTGATTCCGGTCAGTTCATCGCTATTGATGAGTTATTTGATAAGTATGCCAACAAAATTCTGAAAGATCACGTTGCAGCACATCCAGAACTTTGGTACCCATTCACTAAAGACGGCAAGAAGTATAATCTGCCGATCCTTGAATATACCGACAATGATGATACGCTCTTGTGGTTGCGTGAAGACTGGATGGAAAAGCTGAACCTTGAAGCGCCTAAGACCATCGCTGATCTTGAGAACATCATGGACAAATTCAAAAACGAAAACCCTGATGGCTTAGCACCTAAAGATGTGTACCCGCTTGCAATTTCTTTGAAAAACAATACAAATACCTGGATGGGCCAACTCGACTGGTTATTCGGGGCATACGGTACGATTGAGGAACAATGGAACAAAGACAAAGACGGCAATCTAGAATACGGTTCCATTAACCCAGGTGCTAAGCAAGCACTCGCGAAGCTTAGCGAATGGATGGATAAAGGCTATATTCACACGGACTCCGCTCTTTGGGATGAAGGTAAATCTGCTGAGAGCTTCACGAAAGGTGCAGCTGGTATTCTGCCAGGCGCCAACTGGGTTCCAGACTGGCCCGCTCCCGACCTTATGAAGAATGTACCTGGTGCGAAGATTAAAGGTTATCCGGTTCCAGCAGGACCCGATGGTTTGATTGGAACCAAATGGCAGAATTCCGGTGTAAACGCTAGTATCATGATTAACAAGGATGCTAAGCACCCTGAAGCGATTTTCTTGTACTATAACTACTTGCTTGATAACCTAGCTAACCCGGCTGCAGGCAGTCAATATGAATATGGCTTTGCTAAAGGTTACGACTGGGATATGATTGATGGACAACCTACAAGTGATAAAGACAAGATTAAAGACTTCTCCAATGAATTCCCATTCTTAACAGGTCCGGCCCGTATTCCTGATCTGTTTATGAAGACTTTGGTTAAACTTGCTGATGGCGAGACACCTGTAACACCTTATGAAAAACAAATGGCAGAGTTCCGTAAACCAGAAAACTGGGCGGCAGGAAAAGTTGTTATGTCGCAGTTAGACGTCCGTAAACAAAACTACTTTACTGGTGCTGCTACACCAACAATGGTTTCTAAATGGAACCTGCTTCGTCAGTCCGAAATGGAAACTTTCAACAAAATTATTTATGGCAAACTGCCAGTAGACTCTTTTGACCAATTCGTTGCCAATTGGAAATCCAATGGCGGTGACCAAATCACCAAAGAAGTTAACGAATGGTTCAAGTCTGTATCCGCGCAATAA
- a CDS encoding CDP-alcohol phosphatidyltransferase family protein codes for MPNYITLSRIILAIMLLFFKPLSSVFLIIYVLCGITDLIDGPIARMTNTTSSLGAKLDSAADTILIAVTLFTLYPFLGLTHVIIFWIFMIAVIRITSIGVALRRFKTYASLHTYGNKLTGLLLFITPLWLLHIDHSIWNVFVCIIATISAVEEFIIQFTSKQLKLDRKGLFIKN; via the coding sequence GTGCCTAACTATATCACGCTTAGCAGAATCATTTTGGCAATAATGCTGTTATTCTTCAAGCCGTTAAGTTCGGTCTTCCTTATTATTTATGTCCTTTGCGGAATCACCGATCTGATCGATGGACCTATTGCAAGAATGACGAACACAACAAGTAGTCTTGGTGCAAAGCTAGATTCTGCAGCCGACACAATACTGATAGCTGTCACTTTATTTACATTGTATCCGTTTCTCGGACTTACACATGTAATCATCTTCTGGATCTTCATGATCGCTGTCATCCGTATAACATCGATAGGGGTTGCCCTCCGAAGATTCAAAACTTACGCAAGCCTTCACACCTATGGCAATAAACTGACCGGGCTCCTCTTATTTATAACTCCTCTATGGCTTCTCCACATCGATCACTCCATTTGGAATGTCTTTGTATGTATCATTGCTACCATATCCGCCGTGGAGGAATTCATCATCCAATTCACTTCAAAACAATTAAAGTTAGACCGAAAAGGATTGTTTATTAAAAATTGA
- a CDS encoding DUF1349 domain-containing protein: protein MTLNLFVNETRNQLSWMNRPERWEFTDLDELTIIAPPESDFFQDPAGKHIASSAPFLSTPVGASFEMTTRISVDMRHKYDSGCLMFMMDHYNWAKICFEFDGQCPIIVSVVTREGMSDDCNSVQVAVDNPYLRMTKQNQCVTFSYSEDGADWKLIRYFGMNKGAECVAGVVAQSPQGEGCSVKFDYLSLSESKAESRF from the coding sequence ATGACTTTAAACTTATTTGTAAATGAAACAAGAAACCAACTGAGCTGGATGAATCGTCCTGAGCGCTGGGAGTTTACAGACTTAGATGAGCTTACAATAATTGCACCTCCTGAATCAGATTTTTTTCAAGACCCGGCAGGTAAACATATCGCGAGCTCAGCACCATTCTTATCCACACCTGTAGGAGCTTCCTTTGAAATGACAACCAGAATTAGTGTCGATATGCGGCATAAATATGATTCAGGCTGCCTAATGTTTATGATGGACCATTATAACTGGGCCAAGATTTGTTTTGAATTCGACGGACAGTGTCCCATAATCGTGTCTGTGGTGACAAGAGAAGGGATGTCAGATGATTGTAACTCCGTACAAGTTGCTGTAGACAATCCTTATTTGCGTATGACCAAGCAAAATCAGTGTGTCACCTTTTCTTATTCAGAGGACGGTGCGGATTGGAAACTTATCCGATATTTTGGAATGAATAAAGGTGCTGAATGCGTAGCAGGTGTAGTCGCGCAATCCCCGCAAGGTGAAGGCTGTTCAGTGAAGTTTGATTATTTGAGCTTGTCGGAATCGAAGGCTGAAAGCCGCTTCTAA